In candidate division KSB1 bacterium, one DNA window encodes the following:
- the gabT gene encoding 4-aminobutyrate--2-oxoglutarate transaminase — protein MQEENARRQIPGPESIRLMQRKQGELPPAAYTLTPIFIAEAHGAQLVDVDGNRFIDFAGGIGVLNVGHTHPKVVEAVIAQVRKFTHSCFHVLPYESYVALAARLNRLAPGDSKKKTILVNSGAEAVENAVKIAKYHTGRYALVSFEHGYHGRTYLTMSLNGKVAPYRKGFGPGAPEVYHLRAPYCYRCPHDKQPNSCATFCASRLEEFFMVNVDPQAVAAVIFEPVLGEGGFVPFPQAYLAALREFCRAHGILLIADEIQTGWGRTGRLFACEHYGLEPDILVTAKSLAGGLPLAAVIARAEVVDGIHPAGLGGTFSGNPVSCAAALAVLEVSEEEGLVKRAEEIGTRVRGRFRKMQERYPLIGDVRGLGAMNALELVKDRATKEPAPQAVTQVLRHCYEHGLVVLKAGTYNNCIRTLMPLVISDEELAGGLDILEQAIASAAL, from the coding sequence ATGCAGGAGGAGAACGCGCGCCGGCAGATTCCCGGCCCGGAAAGCATACGCCTCATGCAGCGCAAGCAAGGGGAACTTCCGCCCGCGGCCTACACGCTGACGCCCATATTCATCGCGGAGGCGCACGGCGCCCAGCTGGTTGACGTGGACGGCAATCGCTTCATAGATTTTGCCGGCGGGATAGGCGTGCTCAACGTCGGGCACACTCACCCCAAGGTCGTGGAAGCTGTCATTGCGCAGGTGCGCAAATTCACCCACTCCTGCTTTCATGTGCTCCCCTACGAGTCCTACGTGGCGCTCGCGGCGCGGCTGAACCGTCTGGCTCCGGGAGACTCCAAGAAGAAGACCATTTTGGTCAACTCGGGCGCCGAGGCTGTGGAAAACGCGGTCAAGATCGCCAAGTACCACACCGGGCGCTATGCGTTGGTGAGCTTTGAGCACGGCTACCATGGGCGTACCTATCTGACCATGTCGCTCAACGGCAAGGTGGCGCCGTACCGCAAGGGCTTTGGGCCGGGCGCGCCGGAGGTCTACCACCTGCGGGCGCCCTACTGCTACCGCTGTCCCCACGACAAGCAGCCGAACTCGTGCGCCACATTTTGCGCTTCGCGGCTCGAGGAGTTCTTCATGGTCAATGTGGACCCGCAGGCGGTGGCGGCCGTCATCTTCGAGCCGGTGCTGGGCGAAGGTGGCTTTGTCCCCTTTCCCCAGGCCTATCTCGCCGCGTTGCGCGAGTTCTGCCGTGCCCACGGCATTTTGCTCATCGCCGACGAGATTCAGACCGGTTGGGGCAGGACCGGCAGGCTCTTCGCCTGCGAGCACTATGGCCTGGAGCCGGACATCTTGGTGACGGCCAAGTCACTGGCAGGCGGGCTCCCTCTGGCTGCAGTCATCGCCCGGGCAGAGGTTGTGGACGGCATCCACCCGGCAGGACTGGGCGGCACTTTTAGCGGCAATCCCGTGAGCTGCGCGGCCGCCTTGGCAGTGCTGGAGGTGAGCGAAGAGGAGGGGCTGGTCAAGCGGGCAGAAGAGATCGGCACGCGCGTGCGAGGCCGTTTTCGCAAAATGCAGGAACGCTACCCGCTCATTGGCGATGTGCGCGGCCTGGGGGCAATGAACGCACTGGAGTTGGTGAAGGACCGCGCGACCAAAGAGCCTGCCCCGCAGGCGGTCACGCAGGTGCTGCGCCACTGCTACGAGCATGGACTGGTCGTCCTCAAGGCGGGCACCTACAACAACTGCATCCGCACGCTCATGCCGTTGGTAATCAGCGATGAGGAACTTGCCGGCGGCCTGGACATTTTGGAGCAAGCCATTGCCAGCGCCGCGCTCTAA
- a CDS encoding ABC transporter permease, which translates to MSHWIAFWNILRKDMRTYYLKPPNISWGLIFPLAWAAMFFIKSGRGMQDVLSVLPGVVAVSILFGTTSMLAVTVTFEKRNRSFERLLLAPIPLELLMLAKTSGTIIFGVLNAFVPVAMAAFVADVANIAWEMFVPAVLLIAVVSTLFGLFIPVSVSEVFEAQTFSNFFRFPMIFLCGLFFPVAKLPIVLRPVAYLLPLTYGADILHGAIGGANAYPVLFDFALLMGFCAGLFALTLANVRRRWIA; encoded by the coding sequence ATGAGCCACTGGATAGCCTTCTGGAACATCCTGCGCAAGGACATGCGCACCTACTACCTCAAGCCTCCGAACATAAGCTGGGGGCTGATCTTCCCCCTGGCGTGGGCGGCGATGTTTTTCATCAAATCGGGGAGGGGAATGCAGGATGTGTTGTCGGTGCTCCCCGGTGTGGTGGCCGTTTCGATCCTCTTTGGGACCACCTCCATGCTGGCCGTTACCGTCACCTTCGAGAAGAGGAATCGTTCCTTTGAGCGCCTCCTCCTCGCGCCTATCCCTTTGGAGTTGCTCATGTTGGCCAAGACCAGCGGCACCATTATCTTCGGGGTCCTCAACGCGTTCGTGCCGGTTGCTATGGCGGCATTCGTTGCCGATGTGGCAAACATCGCCTGGGAGATGTTTGTCCCTGCCGTGCTCTTGATCGCCGTGGTCTCTACGCTGTTTGGGCTGTTCATCCCGGTGAGCGTGAGCGAGGTGTTCGAGGCTCAGACCTTTTCCAACTTTTTCCGCTTTCCGATGATTTTCCTCTGCGGGCTGTTTTTCCCCGTGGCGAAGCTTCCGATTGTGCTGCGGCCCGTTGCCTACCTCCTGCCGCTCACCTATGGGGCCGATATCCTGCACGGGGCAATTGGAGGTGCGAACGCTTATCCGGTGTTGTTCGACTTTGCGCTGCTCATGGGCTTCTGTGCAGGGCTGTTCGCCCTCACGCTGGCGAATGTCCGACGGCGATGGATTGCTTGA
- the ffh gene encoding signal recognition particle protein, with protein sequence MFQEIASKFDAVIKKLRGHGKLTEKNIAETMREVRRVLLEADVNYRVVKDFIDHVQQRALGVEVMRSVTPGQLVVKIIHDKLTALMGASEEPLRLSRWPSVVVLVGLQGSGKTTFAGKLARHLRQRGRNPLLVAADVRRPAAITQLEVVGKAVDCRVFSAQADAVAICTQAVQFARQNGFDVVIIDTGGRLHVDEELMEELVAIKKATSPDEVLLVADGMTGQDAVNAATVFNERLDITGVVLTKMDGDARGGAAMSVRAVTGKPIKFLSVGEKLDALEKFHPERMASRILGMGDVVTLVERAQEALDREKAERLERKLRRQEFTLEDFYDQLQQLKKMGPVEEVMGMLPGFGRLPLRNLTLDERSMVKTEAIINSMTPEERRRPHIINGSRRRRIARGSGTTVQDVNRLLRQFQMVQRMVKQMSRPGRHMGRTLGLS encoded by the coding sequence ATGTTCCAGGAAATCGCCAGCAAATTCGACGCGGTCATCAAGAAGCTGCGCGGCCACGGCAAGCTCACCGAAAAGAACATTGCCGAGACCATGCGTGAGGTGCGGCGCGTGCTCCTTGAAGCCGACGTCAACTACCGGGTGGTGAAAGACTTCATTGACCACGTGCAGCAGAGGGCCCTTGGCGTGGAGGTGATGCGTAGTGTTACGCCAGGGCAGTTGGTGGTCAAGATCATCCACGACAAGTTGACGGCGCTCATGGGCGCCAGCGAAGAGCCGCTGCGCCTCAGTCGTTGGCCCAGCGTGGTTGTGCTCGTCGGTCTGCAGGGTTCAGGCAAGACCACATTCGCCGGCAAGCTGGCGCGCCACCTTCGTCAGCGGGGGCGCAACCCTCTCCTGGTTGCCGCCGATGTACGTCGCCCTGCAGCCATCACGCAGCTGGAGGTGGTGGGCAAGGCGGTGGACTGCCGCGTGTTCAGCGCCCAGGCGGATGCCGTGGCCATCTGCACACAAGCCGTGCAGTTCGCCCGGCAGAATGGCTTCGACGTGGTGATCATCGACACCGGTGGTCGCCTGCACGTCGACGAGGAGCTCATGGAGGAGCTGGTGGCCATCAAGAAGGCCACCTCGCCGGACGAAGTGCTCCTGGTGGCCGATGGCATGACAGGGCAGGACGCGGTCAATGCCGCCACGGTGTTCAACGAGCGCCTGGACATCACCGGGGTGGTGCTTACCAAGATGGACGGCGACGCCCGCGGCGGCGCAGCCATGTCCGTGCGGGCGGTCACCGGCAAGCCCATCAAGTTCCTCAGCGTGGGGGAAAAGCTGGACGCCTTGGAGAAGTTTCATCCAGAACGGATGGCCTCTCGCATTCTGGGCATGGGCGATGTGGTCACCCTGGTCGAGCGCGCCCAAGAGGCTCTGGATCGCGAAAAGGCCGAGCGCCTGGAAAGGAAGTTGCGCCGCCAGGAGTTCACGCTGGAGGACTTTTACGACCAGCTGCAGCAGTTGAAGAAGATGGGGCCAGTGGAGGAGGTCATGGGCATGCTGCCGGGCTTCGGCCGCTTGCCCCTGCGCAACCTCACCCTCGATGAACGGTCGATGGTCAAGACCGAGGCCATCATCAACTCGATGACGCCGGAAGAACGACGACGACCGCACATCATCAACGGCAGCCGCAGGCGACGCATTGCCCGCGGCAGTGGCACCACCGTGCAAGACGTCAACCGCCTGCTGCGCCAGTTCCAAATGGTGCAGCGCATGGTCAAACAGATGAGCAGACCTGGCAGGCACATGGGCAGAACCTTGGGACTTTCCTGA
- the rpsP gene encoding 30S ribosomal protein S16, whose protein sequence is MAVRLRLARAGKKKQPFYRIVAVDSRKARDGMWLERLGYYNPLTSPPLVELNEERVNYWLDCGAQPSDTVRSLLGRKGILLRRDLVKKGLEPARIEEEVKKWEVLQIERHRRIEAKEAEKRAAAAAEGEKAEPEAEPEPEAPAEAAPAEGAEEPAPEA, encoded by the coding sequence TTGGCAGTACGACTACGCTTAGCGCGCGCCGGCAAGAAAAAGCAACCGTTCTATCGCATCGTGGCCGTGGATTCCCGCAAGGCGCGCGACGGAATGTGGTTGGAAAGGCTCGGCTACTACAATCCCTTGACCTCACCCCCGCTGGTGGAGCTGAATGAGGAGCGCGTCAACTATTGGCTGGACTGCGGGGCACAACCATCGGACACGGTACGCAGCCTGCTCGGCCGCAAAGGCATCCTCCTGCGCCGCGACCTGGTCAAGAAGGGTCTTGAGCCGGCGCGCATCGAGGAGGAGGTGAAAAAGTGGGAAGTGCTGCAGATCGAGCGGCACCGCCGCATAGAGGCTAAGGAGGCGGAAAAGCGCGCAGCAGCAGCGGCGGAGGGAGAAAAAGCCGAGCCAGAGGCCGAGCCGGAACCAGAAGCGCCTGCAGAGGCAGCACCGGCTGAAGGTGCCGAAGAGCCGGCCCCCGAAGCGTAG
- the rplS gene encoding 50S ribosomal protein L19 translates to MNKADLITAGQLKEDIPDFKAGDTIAVHVKVIEGDKERIQIFKGVVLQRRGAGINETFTVRKVSDGVGVERVFPLHSPRIAKIELVRRGRVRRAKLFYLRKLMGKAARIEEER, encoded by the coding sequence ATGAACAAGGCGGACCTGATCACCGCAGGGCAACTGAAAGAGGACATCCCCGACTTTAAGGCTGGCGACACGATTGCCGTGCACGTCAAAGTGATCGAAGGGGACAAGGAGCGCATCCAGATCTTCAAAGGGGTGGTGCTGCAGCGCCGGGGCGCAGGCATCAACGAGACCTTCACCGTGCGCAAGGTATCTGACGGCGTGGGCGTAGAGCGGGTTTTCCCCCTGCACTCTCCGCGCATTGCCAAGATCGAGCTGGTGAGGCGTGGGCGCGTGCGGCGTGCCAAGCTGTTCTACCTGCGCAAGCTCATGGGCAAGGCTGCCCGCATCGAGGAAGAGCGCTGA
- a CDS encoding DUF5320 domain-containing protein: MPRGDRTGRMGMGPMTGRAAGYCAGFPTPGYANPLGRWAWWGGGRGWRHCFYATGLPGWLRFGRWFWGMPVSAPEPEVEKQALKAQADWLEKELQAIIKRLEELEASGEQQ, encoded by the coding sequence ATGCCACGAGGTGATCGGACAGGTCGCATGGGCATGGGGCCCATGACCGGACGAGCGGCCGGTTACTGTGCTGGATTCCCCACGCCTGGGTATGCGAACCCCTTGGGACGGTGGGCATGGTGGGGAGGTGGCCGCGGCTGGCGGCACTGTTTCTACGCCACCGGTCTCCCTGGGTGGCTCCGCTTCGGGCGATGGTTCTGGGGCATGCCGGTATCCGCCCCGGAACCGGAAGTGGAGAAACAGGCGTTGAAAGCCCAGGCGGACTGGCTGGAAAAGGAGCTGCAGGCTATAATAAAGAGACTCGAGGAGTTGGAGGCCTCCGGCGAACAGCAGTAA
- a CDS encoding VIT1/CCC1 family protein — protein sequence MEQNERVLAYQRNELTEHEVYKRLARGASPENRDVLASIAADELRHYREWRKLSGQDVKPRWLQVALFVLIGRLLGLTFALKLMEKGERLAQVEYGKTSQELSAAEALGREEEAHEATLLALLNEKHLHYVGAIVLGLNDALVELTGGLAGLTLALQRTRLVALSGTVVGLAAAMSMAASVYLSAKAEAGDKEPAHSAAYTGIAYVMTVAVLVMPFFLLEKALVALGLALAASILIVASFTFYTAVALDRPFGRQFVEMAAISLGVAAASFAVGYVARALLGVEV from the coding sequence ATGGAGCAGAACGAACGGGTGTTGGCTTATCAGCGGAACGAGCTCACCGAGCATGAGGTTTACAAGCGCTTAGCGCGAGGGGCCTCTCCGGAGAATCGGGATGTGCTCGCCTCCATCGCCGCAGATGAGCTCCGCCACTACCGGGAGTGGCGAAAGCTCAGCGGCCAGGACGTCAAGCCGCGCTGGCTGCAGGTGGCCCTGTTCGTGCTCATCGGCCGCCTGCTCGGTCTGACCTTTGCCCTGAAGTTGATGGAGAAAGGGGAGCGACTGGCGCAGGTTGAATATGGCAAGACCTCGCAGGAGCTGAGCGCAGCGGAGGCCCTTGGCCGCGAGGAAGAGGCACATGAGGCCACATTGCTGGCACTTCTCAACGAGAAGCACCTCCACTACGTGGGAGCTATTGTCCTCGGTTTGAACGACGCGCTGGTAGAACTGACCGGCGGCCTTGCGGGTCTGACGCTGGCTTTGCAGCGCACGCGACTGGTGGCGCTCTCCGGCACTGTGGTGGGTCTGGCGGCGGCCATGTCCATGGCGGCGTCGGTCTATCTTTCCGCCAAGGCAGAAGCGGGTGACAAGGAGCCGGCGCACTCTGCGGCCTACACCGGCATCGCCTACGTGATGACTGTTGCCGTGCTCGTCATGCCCTTTTTCTTGCTGGAGAAGGCTCTTGTGGCCCTTGGTCTGGCCTTGGCAGCGTCCATCCTCATCGTGGCGAGCTTCACCTTCTACACCGCGGTGGCGCTGGACAGGCCCTTTGGCCGGCAGTTTGTGGAAATGGCCGCCATCAGCTTGGGCGTTGCTGCGGCCAGCTTTGCCGTGGGCTATGTTGCCCGTGCCCTGCTCGGCGTGGAGGTGTGA
- a CDS encoding Mrp/NBP35 family ATP-binding protein encodes MTGSQEDAHDLSAQEAMESLELAKRLAQIGYKILVLSGKGGVGKSTVAANLAVALAAMGRRVGLLDVDFHGPSIPKLMGLAQRSVAIEQGSILPVDCGPHLKVMSLGLLLHSEEDAVIWRGPLKMGVIKQLLKDVQWGRLDYLIADSPPGTGDEPLSVAQLLTPPASAIVVTQPQQLSTADVRRSIRFCQRVGLPVLGVIENMSGFACPHCGTRVEVFGSGGGEQLALQVDVPFLGRIPLDPKVAESGDQGKPFVAYLQQSPIAQEFQAIVEKVLAATEKEARAEEPETDPAQTPEAPSSI; translated from the coding sequence ATGACTGGATCGCAAGAGGATGCACACGATCTCTCCGCCCAAGAGGCGATGGAAAGCTTGGAACTGGCCAAGCGCCTGGCGCAGATCGGCTACAAGATTCTGGTGCTCTCCGGAAAGGGAGGCGTAGGGAAAAGCACGGTCGCTGCTAACCTGGCCGTGGCTCTGGCAGCCATGGGCAGGCGCGTGGGCCTCCTGGACGTCGACTTTCACGGCCCCAGCATCCCCAAGCTGATGGGCTTGGCGCAGCGCAGCGTGGCCATCGAGCAGGGGTCGATATTGCCGGTGGACTGCGGCCCCCACCTCAAGGTGATGTCCTTGGGCCTGCTGCTGCACAGCGAAGAGGATGCCGTCATCTGGCGGGGCCCCTTGAAAATGGGGGTGATCAAGCAACTGCTCAAGGACGTGCAATGGGGCCGCCTGGACTACCTGATCGCGGACAGCCCTCCTGGTACAGGCGATGAGCCGCTTTCGGTGGCGCAGCTCCTTACGCCGCCGGCAAGCGCCATCGTGGTGACCCAGCCTCAGCAGCTTTCCACTGCAGACGTGCGGCGCTCCATCCGTTTCTGCCAGCGGGTGGGTCTCCCTGTTTTGGGCGTGATTGAGAACATGAGCGGTTTTGCCTGCCCGCACTGCGGCACCCGAGTGGAGGTGTTCGGCAGCGGTGGGGGCGAACAACTGGCGCTGCAGGTGGACGTGCCGTTCCTCGGTCGCATTCCGCTGGACCCAAAGGTGGCGGAGTCTGGCGACCAAGGGAAGCCCTTTGTCGCCTACCTGCAGCAGTCGCCGATCGCGCAGGAGTTCCAGGCCATCGTGGAAAAGGTCCTCGCCGCCACCGAGAAAGAGGCAAGAGCCGAAGAGCCGGAAACCGACCCCGCCCAGACACCAGAGGCCCCTTCGAGCATCTGA
- the rimM gene encoding ribosome maturation factor RimM (Essential for efficient processing of 16S rRNA), with protein MQRSGQEREEPSGAREPRFVVIGTVARAHGVRGELLVTPHTDDPRRFAVLREAYLQREDGRRSRVTVLGARVSTKGVLLRLAEVGDRTAAEALVGADIVISREQCLTLPPDSYYIFDLLGMAVRTTAGRLLGTLEEVVDLPANDVWVVRDAEREYLIPAIKEVVKKVDCEQRVVIIEPIAGLIDEEP; from the coding sequence ATGCAGAGGTCAGGGCAAGAGCGTGAAGAACCGTCTGGCGCGCGCGAGCCTCGTTTCGTGGTGATTGGCACGGTCGCGCGGGCCCACGGCGTGCGCGGCGAGCTGCTGGTCACGCCACACACCGATGACCCGCGCAGATTTGCCGTCCTGCGCGAAGCCTATCTGCAGCGCGAAGATGGCCGGCGCTCGCGCGTCACGGTGCTCGGGGCAAGGGTGAGCACCAAAGGGGTGCTCTTGCGCCTGGCCGAGGTGGGCGACCGCACCGCCGCAGAGGCTCTCGTGGGCGCCGACATCGTCATCAGCCGTGAGCAGTGTCTGACGCTGCCGCCCGATAGCTACTACATCTTCGACTTGCTGGGCATGGCAGTGCGCACCACGGCGGGGCGCCTGCTGGGCACGCTCGAGGAGGTGGTTGACTTGCCGGCCAACGATGTGTGGGTGGTGCGCGATGCCGAGCGCGAATACCTGATTCCGGCCATCAAGGAGGTCGTCAAGAAGGTCGACTGCGAGCAACGGGTGGTCATCATCGAGCCCATCGCCGGGCTGATTGATGAGGAGCCGTAG
- the trmD gene encoding tRNA (guanosine(37)-N1)-methyltransferase TrmD, whose product MQIHVITAFPNLLQGPLDESIIKRARERNIVQIYVHDLRDFTTDKHRSVDDYPYGGGPGMVLKPEPIFRCVDHILAECRLQQPRIILMTPQGERYTQRMAIALSTVEAMIIICGHYKGVDERVRIALVTDEISIGDYVLSGGELPAAVVIDSVVRLLPGAISDPLSAEGDSFHRGMLDHPHYTRPEEFRGMRVPEVLLSGNHAAIERWRQEQALEQTRRRRKDLLQGMENE is encoded by the coding sequence ATGCAGATCCACGTCATCACGGCCTTCCCGAACCTGTTGCAGGGCCCGCTGGACGAGAGCATCATCAAGCGGGCGCGCGAGCGCAATATCGTGCAGATCTACGTGCACGACCTGCGCGACTTTACCACCGACAAGCATCGCAGCGTCGACGACTACCCCTATGGCGGCGGGCCGGGCATGGTGCTCAAACCGGAGCCGATCTTTCGTTGCGTGGACCATATTCTGGCAGAGTGCCGGCTGCAGCAACCGCGCATCATCTTGATGACCCCGCAAGGGGAGCGCTACACGCAGCGGATGGCCATCGCCCTTTCCACCGTGGAGGCGATGATCATCATCTGCGGACATTACAAAGGGGTGGACGAACGCGTGCGCATAGCGCTGGTCACCGATGAAATCTCCATCGGCGACTATGTGCTGAGCGGCGGCGAGCTGCCCGCAGCAGTGGTCATCGATTCGGTGGTCAGGCTGCTGCCCGGGGCCATTAGTGACCCGCTGTCAGCAGAGGGAGACTCGTTCCACCGTGGCATGCTCGACCACCCGCACTACACCAGACCAGAGGAGTTTCGCGGCATGCGCGTGCCGGAGGTGCTGTTGTCGGGCAACCATGCCGCTATCGAGCGCTGGCGGCAGGAGCAAGCATTGGAGCAAACCCGGCGCCGGCGAAAAGACCTGTTGCAGGGAATGGAGAACGAATAG